A DNA window from Kitasatospora atroaurantiaca contains the following coding sequences:
- a CDS encoding SGNH/GDSL hydrolase family protein gives MLSPALKRTSALVSGVVMAAALTALTAPAAHATEGAGSYVALGDSYAAGAGVPGQSAGLCLRSDHNYGHLVAAALKSSTYTDVTCSAAKVKAITSAQYDAFIRVNDPQLDGVRADTGLITLGIGGNDLGTSDLGIGEVIATCVAGAVVNPLGTPCHDVYGHGHWDWNHWAWEYGEDDLVNRIDAAAPQLADALQRIHAKALNAKILVVGYPSVLPDNEWDCLGRQPVTVGDVAYLRGILGKLNTMLAATSAANGATYVDTMAATKGHDVCSDDRWIEGALPGSPAVPFHPNATGEQALAGAVLKTLGH, from the coding sequence GTGCTCAGCCCTGCCCTGAAACGTACGTCCGCCCTGGTCAGCGGCGTGGTCATGGCCGCCGCGCTCACCGCTCTCACCGCACCCGCGGCCCACGCCACCGAGGGCGCGGGCTCCTACGTCGCGCTCGGCGACTCCTATGCCGCGGGCGCCGGCGTGCCCGGCCAGTCGGCCGGACTCTGCCTGCGATCCGACCACAACTACGGCCATCTGGTGGCCGCCGCACTCAAGAGCAGCACGTACACGGACGTCACCTGCTCGGCCGCCAAGGTCAAGGCGATCACCTCGGCCCAGTACGACGCCTTCATCCGGGTGAACGACCCACAGCTGGACGGGGTCAGGGCCGACACCGGTCTGATCACCCTGGGCATCGGCGGCAACGACCTCGGCACCTCCGACCTGGGTATCGGCGAGGTGATCGCGACCTGCGTGGCGGGCGCCGTGGTCAACCCGCTGGGCACCCCCTGCCACGACGTCTACGGCCACGGGCACTGGGACTGGAACCACTGGGCCTGGGAGTACGGCGAGGACGACCTCGTCAACCGGATCGACGCCGCGGCCCCGCAGCTCGCCGACGCGCTGCAGCGCATCCACGCCAAGGCCCTGAACGCCAAGATCCTGGTGGTCGGTTACCCGTCGGTGCTCCCCGACAACGAGTGGGACTGCCTCGGCCGCCAGCCCGTCACCGTCGGGGACGTCGCCTACCTGCGCGGCATCCTCGGCAAGCTCAACACCATGCTGGCCGCCACCTCCGCAGCCAACGGCGCCACCTACGTGGACACCATGGCCGCGACCAAGGGGCACGACGTCTGCTCGGACGACCGGTGGATCGAGGGCGCCCTCCCGGGCTCTCCCGCCGTCCCGTTCCACCCCAACGCCACCGGGGAGCAGGCGCTGGCGGGCGCGGTGCTGAAGACCCTGGGCCACTGA
- a CDS encoding LysR family transcriptional regulator — MTHRISDGSEEPADYGRAGSPLDLTLLRTFLAVHRSGSFTAAARLLGLSQPTVTAQVRALEQQLGRPLFERLPRGVAATSVAEELATEVAGPLDALAAVAERGRPGGTVAAEPVHLAGPAELLCVRVLPALAPLVERGLRLRITTGLTDELLDGLRAGHFDLVLATTRPRGRALAAVPLMDEEFVLVASPVWAARIGPEQVARQGAAALRGAPLVSYAEDLPIARRYWRHVFGTRLTGPAAVVVPDLRGVLSAVVAGAGITVLPRYLCRDELASGALVALLDPADPPINTAFLAQRAGTVGIPQLAMVREHLLGAARSW; from the coding sequence ATGACCCATAGGATTTCCGATGGCTCCGAGGAGCCTGCGGATTACGGCCGCGCCGGCTCTCCCCTGGACCTCACCCTGCTGCGGACCTTCCTCGCGGTGCACCGCTCCGGGTCCTTCACCGCCGCCGCCCGCCTGCTCGGGCTCTCCCAGCCGACCGTGACCGCGCAGGTGCGCGCCCTGGAGCAGCAGCTGGGCCGCCCACTCTTCGAACGGCTGCCGCGGGGTGTGGCCGCCACCTCGGTGGCCGAGGAGCTCGCTACGGAGGTGGCGGGTCCGTTGGACGCCCTTGCCGCGGTGGCCGAGCGGGGCCGCCCCGGCGGGACGGTGGCTGCCGAGCCGGTGCACCTGGCCGGCCCCGCGGAGCTGCTGTGCGTCCGCGTGCTGCCCGCCCTGGCGCCGCTGGTGGAGCGCGGCCTGCGGCTCCGGATCACCACCGGGCTCACCGACGAGCTGCTCGACGGGCTGCGCGCGGGCCACTTCGACCTGGTGCTCGCCACCACCCGGCCTCGGGGCCGCGCCCTCGCCGCCGTCCCGCTGATGGACGAGGAGTTCGTCCTGGTGGCCTCGCCCGTCTGGGCCGCGCGGATCGGCCCGGAGCAGGTCGCGCGGCAGGGCGCGGCCGCGCTGCGCGGAGCGCCGCTGGTGAGCTATGCCGAGGACCTGCCCATCGCTCGCCGCTACTGGCGGCACGTCTTCGGCACCCGCCTGACCGGGCCGGCGGCCGTGGTCGTCCCGGATCTGCGCGGCGTGCTGTCCGCCGTGGTGGCCGGGGCCGGGATCACCGTCCTGCCGCGCTATCTCTGCAGGGACGAGCTGGCCTCCGGGGCACTCGTGGCGCTGCTGGACCCCGCGGATCCTCCCATCAACACCGCCTTTCTCGCCCAGCGCGCGGGCACCGTCGGCATCCCGCAGCTGGCGATGGTCCGCGAGCACCTCCTCGGGGCTGCCCGGTCCTGGTGA
- a CDS encoding CBS domain-containing protein has product MFKASDIMHAGAKCIGQDQTLMEAAKMMADMNVGALPICGNDQLLKGIVTDRDIVTKCIAKGKDPSMMKAMDLGGHLHCVRADDDMDTVLKKMEEHQIRRMPVIDSEKKLVGMISEADLAMGHREGSRVTDQQILEFMDSVYMMR; this is encoded by the coding sequence GTGTTCAAGGCAAGCGACATCATGCACGCCGGCGCCAAGTGCATCGGGCAGGACCAGACCCTGATGGAGGCCGCCAAGATGATGGCCGACATGAACGTCGGCGCCCTCCCCATCTGCGGCAATGACCAGCTGCTCAAGGGCATCGTCACGGACCGTGACATCGTCACCAAATGTATCGCCAAGGGCAAGGACCCGTCGATGATGAAGGCGATGGACCTCGGCGGCCATCTGCACTGCGTCCGCGCCGATGACGACATGGACACCGTGCTGAAGAAGATGGAAGAGCACCAGATCCGCCGCATGCCGGTGATCGACAGCGAGAAGAAGCTGGTCGGCATGATCAGTGAGGCCGACCTCGCCATGGGCCACCGCGAGGGCAGCCGGGTGACGGACCAGCAGATCCTGGAATTCATGGACAGCGTCTACATGATGCGCTGA
- a CDS encoding NADPH-dependent 2,4-dienoyl-CoA reductase yields the protein MSEYPHLLSPLDLGFTTLPNRVLMGSMHVGLEEAPNGFERMAEFYAARARGGVGLIVTGGIAPNEKGRPWSGGAKLTTEAEAEKHAAVTAAVHREGGRIAMQILHFGRYAHHPDLVAPSAIQAPISGFTPHALADEEVEQTIEDFVRAAELARLAGYDGVEIMGSEGYLINEFIAAPTNRREDRWGGEYRNRIRFPVEIVRRVRERLGPDFILIYRLSMLDLIPGGSTLDEVVTLAREIEAAGATIISTGIGWHEARIPTIATSVPRGAFTWVTRKVMGAVGIPLVTSNRINTPELAEELIAEGYADMVALARPLLADPDFVAKSRSGRAETINTCIGCNQACLDHTFSGQITSCLVNPRACHETELVLSATRRRKRIGVVGAGPAGLAFAVSAAERGHAVTLFDSADEIGGQLNIARQVPGKEEFAETIRYFRTQLAVQRVDVRLGTAVTVETLADGFDEIVLATGVTPRTPEIDGVDHPSVLSYLDVLRDKAEVGERVAILGAGGIGFDVAEYLTDPGEQAALNPDVFLAQWGVDPEHRTPGGLREPRRRTAARTVHLVQRKSTKVGAGLGKTTGWIHRTELRHRGVTMTAGATYHRIDDEGVHLTVDGERRVIAVDTVVLCTGQEPRRDLHQALVAEGFTPHLIGGADLAAELDAKRAIRQGTELAAVI from the coding sequence ATGAGCGAGTACCCCCACCTGCTGAGCCCGCTCGACCTGGGCTTCACCACGCTGCCCAACCGGGTGCTGATGGGTTCGATGCACGTCGGCCTGGAGGAGGCCCCCAACGGCTTCGAGCGGATGGCCGAGTTCTACGCGGCCCGAGCCCGGGGAGGTGTGGGGCTCATCGTCACCGGCGGGATCGCCCCCAACGAGAAGGGGCGCCCGTGGTCCGGCGGCGCCAAGCTGACCACCGAGGCCGAGGCCGAGAAGCACGCCGCCGTCACCGCCGCCGTCCACCGCGAGGGCGGCCGGATCGCCATGCAGATCCTGCACTTCGGCCGGTACGCCCACCACCCCGACCTGGTCGCCCCGTCCGCGATCCAGGCGCCGATCAGCGGCTTCACCCCGCACGCCCTCGCCGACGAAGAGGTCGAGCAGACCATCGAGGACTTCGTCCGGGCCGCCGAACTGGCCCGGCTCGCCGGCTACGACGGCGTCGAGATCATGGGCTCCGAGGGCTACCTCATCAACGAGTTCATCGCCGCGCCCACCAACCGGCGCGAGGACCGCTGGGGCGGCGAGTACCGCAACCGCATCCGCTTCCCGGTCGAGATCGTCCGCCGGGTCCGCGAGCGGCTCGGCCCGGACTTCATCCTCATCTACCGCCTGTCGATGCTCGACCTCATCCCGGGCGGGTCCACCCTGGACGAAGTCGTCACCCTGGCCCGGGAGATCGAGGCGGCGGGCGCCACGATCATCAGCACCGGCATCGGGTGGCACGAGGCGCGCATCCCCACCATCGCGACCTCCGTCCCGCGCGGCGCGTTCACCTGGGTCACCAGGAAGGTCATGGGCGCCGTCGGCATCCCGCTGGTCACCAGCAACCGCATCAACACCCCCGAGCTGGCCGAGGAGTTGATCGCCGAGGGCTACGCGGACATGGTGGCCCTCGCCCGCCCGCTGCTGGCCGACCCGGACTTCGTCGCCAAGTCCCGGAGCGGCCGGGCCGAGACCATCAACACCTGCATCGGCTGCAACCAGGCCTGCCTCGACCACACCTTCAGCGGACAGATCACCTCCTGCCTGGTCAACCCGAGGGCCTGCCACGAGACCGAGCTCGTCCTCTCAGCGACCCGGCGGCGCAAGCGCATCGGCGTGGTCGGCGCCGGCCCCGCCGGCCTCGCCTTCGCCGTCTCGGCCGCCGAACGCGGGCACGCCGTCACCCTCTTCGACTCCGCCGACGAGATCGGCGGGCAGCTCAACATCGCCCGCCAGGTCCCCGGCAAGGAGGAGTTCGCGGAGACGATCCGCTACTTCCGCACGCAGCTGGCCGTCCAGCGGGTGGACGTGCGCCTCGGCACCGCCGTCACCGTCGAGACCCTGGCCGACGGCTTCGACGAGATCGTCCTCGCCACCGGCGTCACCCCGCGCACCCCCGAGATCGACGGGGTCGACCACCCCAGCGTGCTCAGCTATCTGGACGTGCTGCGCGACAAGGCCGAGGTGGGGGAACGGGTCGCGATCCTCGGCGCGGGCGGTATCGGCTTCGACGTCGCCGAATACCTGACCGACCCGGGTGAGCAGGCCGCCCTCAACCCGGACGTCTTCCTCGCGCAGTGGGGCGTGGACCCCGAGCACCGTACGCCCGGCGGGCTCCGCGAGCCCCGGCGGCGCACGGCGGCCCGTACGGTCCACCTCGTGCAACGCAAGAGCACCAAGGTCGGGGCCGGGCTGGGGAAGACCACCGGCTGGATCCACCGGACCGAGCTCAGGCACCGCGGCGTCACCATGACCGCGGGCGCCACCTACCACCGCATCGACGACGAGGGTGTCCACCTCACCGTCGACGGTGAACGCCGCGTCATCGCCGTCGACACCGTCGTGCTGTGCACCGGCCAGGAGCCCCGCCGCGACCTCCACCAGGCCCTGGTCGCCGAAGGGTTCACGCCCCACCTCATCGGCGGTGCCGACCTCGCCGCCGAGCTGGACGCCAAACGGGCCATCCGCCAGGGGACCGAGCTCGCCGCGGTCATCTGA
- a CDS encoding aminotransferase class IV family protein, whose amino-acid sequence MAELNGRPVRSAELQTLALTNYGHFTTMRVEAGRVRGLGLHLERLVRDCRAVFGTELDPERVRAYARRAVPGDGPVVVRVTVFDPALDVGHIGADAHPRVLVTTRPAGSLALPPLRVRSVRYLRDQPAVKSVGLFGALRHRREAQRAGFDDALFVDAESAVSEGGTWNIAFVRGSQVVRPDADCLVGTTMELLQQVRPGATERVTLERAAGFDAAFATNAAIGVRAVSGLDGLAFPADHPVIAELAGEYAALPGELL is encoded by the coding sequence ATGGCGGAACTGAACGGCCGGCCGGTGAGGTCGGCGGAGCTCCAGACCCTCGCCCTCACCAACTACGGCCACTTCACCACGATGCGCGTCGAGGCGGGCCGGGTACGCGGGCTCGGGCTGCACCTGGAGCGGCTCGTACGGGACTGCCGGGCGGTCTTCGGGACCGAGCTGGATCCCGAGCGGGTACGGGCGTACGCGCGGCGCGCGGTGCCGGGCGACGGGCCGGTGGTCGTCCGGGTGACCGTCTTCGACCCGGCGCTGGACGTCGGGCACATCGGGGCGGACGCCCACCCCCGGGTGCTGGTGACCACACGTCCGGCGGGCAGTCTGGCGCTCCCGCCTCTGCGGGTCCGCTCGGTGCGGTACCTGCGGGACCAGCCGGCGGTGAAGAGCGTCGGCCTCTTCGGCGCACTGCGGCACCGGCGCGAGGCGCAGCGGGCGGGTTTCGACGACGCCCTGTTCGTCGACGCGGAGTCGGCCGTCTCCGAGGGCGGCACCTGGAACATCGCCTTCGTCCGGGGTTCCCAGGTGGTCAGGCCCGACGCGGACTGCCTGGTGGGCACCACGATGGAGCTGTTGCAGCAGGTCCGTCCGGGTGCCACCGAGCGGGTGACGCTGGAGCGGGCGGCCGGGTTCGACGCGGCGTTCGCCACCAACGCCGCGATCGGCGTACGGGCCGTCAGCGGGCTGGACGGACTGGCCTTCCCCGCCGACCACCCGGTGATCGCCGAGCTCGCCGGGGAGTACGCCGCACTGCCGGGCGAGCTGCTCTAG
- a CDS encoding FAD-binding dehydrogenase, which produces MALDADVIVIGAGLAGLVATAELADAGRKVILLDQEPAASLGGQAHWSFGGLFLVDSPEQRRMRIRDSHELAWQDWLGTAGFDRDEDHWPRRWAEAYVDFAAGEKRAWLHAQGVRFFPVVGWAERGGLLASGPGNSVPRFHITWGTGPGLVEPFALRVRAAAARGLVDLRFRHRVTGLAATGGVTDTVSGEVLVPSTVDRGVASSREVAGSFELRAQAVIVTSGGIGGNHELVRKAWPARLGTPPERMLSGVPAHVDGLMLDIAGAAGGHLINGDRMWHYTEGIENWDPIWPKHGIRILPGPSSLWLDARGRRLPVPLFPGFDTLGTLEHIMTTGYDHTWFVLTQKIIEKEFALSGSEQNPDLTGKSIRGVLGRALPGATGPVEAFKKHGADFVVADDLGELVRGMNAKAPEALIDEAELRREIEARDREMANPFSKDLQVTAIHGARRYLGDKLIRTAAPHRLLDPKAGPLIAVRLNILTRKSLGGLETDLSSRVLRADGSVLDGVYAAGEAAGFGGGGVHGYRSLEGTFLGGCLFSGRAAGRAAAEATG; this is translated from the coding sequence GTGGCACTCGACGCCGACGTCATCGTCATCGGAGCCGGCCTCGCGGGCCTGGTCGCCACCGCCGAACTGGCCGACGCCGGACGCAAGGTGATCCTGCTCGACCAGGAGCCCGCGGCCTCGCTCGGCGGACAGGCGCACTGGTCCTTCGGCGGCCTCTTCCTGGTCGACTCGCCCGAGCAGCGCCGGATGCGCATCCGCGACTCCCACGAGCTCGCCTGGCAGGACTGGCTCGGCACGGCGGGATTCGACCGGGACGAGGACCACTGGCCGCGCCGGTGGGCCGAGGCGTACGTCGACTTCGCGGCGGGGGAGAAGCGTGCCTGGCTGCACGCGCAGGGCGTGCGGTTCTTCCCGGTGGTCGGCTGGGCCGAGCGGGGCGGACTGCTGGCCAGCGGGCCGGGGAACTCCGTCCCGCGCTTCCACATCACCTGGGGCACGGGCCCCGGTCTCGTAGAGCCGTTCGCCCTCCGGGTGCGGGCCGCCGCCGCCCGCGGGCTGGTCGACCTGCGCTTCCGGCACCGGGTCACCGGCCTGGCGGCCACCGGCGGGGTGACCGACACCGTCAGCGGCGAGGTGCTGGTACCGAGCACGGTCGACCGCGGCGTGGCGAGCTCGCGCGAGGTGGCGGGCTCCTTCGAACTCCGGGCGCAGGCCGTGATCGTCACCTCGGGCGGTATCGGCGGCAACCACGAGCTCGTACGCAAGGCCTGGCCCGCCCGGCTCGGTACGCCGCCCGAGCGGATGCTCTCCGGCGTCCCCGCGCACGTGGACGGCCTGATGCTCGACATCGCCGGTGCCGCCGGCGGCCATCTGATCAACGGCGACCGGATGTGGCACTACACCGAGGGCATCGAGAACTGGGACCCGATCTGGCCCAAGCACGGCATCCGCATCCTGCCGGGGCCGTCCTCACTCTGGCTGGACGCGCGCGGGCGGCGGCTGCCCGTACCGCTGTTCCCCGGCTTCGACACGCTGGGCACGCTCGAACACATCATGACGACCGGTTACGACCACACCTGGTTCGTCCTCACCCAGAAGATCATCGAGAAGGAGTTCGCCCTCTCCGGCTCCGAGCAGAACCCGGACCTGACGGGCAAGAGCATCCGCGGGGTGCTCGGCCGGGCGCTGCCCGGGGCCACCGGGCCGGTCGAGGCGTTCAAGAAGCACGGCGCCGACTTCGTGGTGGCGGACGACCTCGGGGAGCTGGTCCGCGGCATGAACGCGAAGGCCCCCGAGGCCCTGATCGACGAGGCCGAGCTGCGCCGCGAGATCGAGGCCCGGGACCGCGAGATGGCCAACCCCTTCAGCAAGGACCTGCAGGTCACGGCCATCCACGGAGCCCGCCGCTACCTCGGCGACAAGCTGATCCGCACCGCTGCCCCGCACCGCCTGCTCGACCCCAAAGCGGGCCCGCTGATCGCCGTCCGGCTGAACATCCTGACCCGCAAGTCGCTCGGCGGGCTGGAGACCGACCTGTCCTCCCGCGTCCTGCGCGCCGACGGCTCGGTGCTGGACGGCGTGTACGCGGCGGGGGAGGCGGCCGGCTTCGGCGGCGGCGGGGTGCACGGCTACCGCTCGCTGGAGGGCACCTTCCTCGGCGGCTGCCTCTTCTCCGGCCGGGCGGCGGGGCGGGCGGCGGCCGAGGCCACCGGATAG
- a CDS encoding type 1 glutamine amidotransferase domain-containing protein translates to MARILFVMTGAEYWTLADGTKHPTGYWAEEVVVPYRALTEAGHEVVVATPGGVVPVADAASLTPEVNGGQEGADAVAASLASITALQHPLKLAEVDLADYAAVFYPGGHGPMEDLAVDADSGRLLTAALDSGKPLGVVCHGPAALLAAQRPDGTSPFAGYRLTGFTNAEETQAGLAEKAKWLLQDRLVALGADFREGAPWAPNVVVDRNLTTGQNPGSSGAVAAELLKVLG, encoded by the coding sequence ATGGCAAGGATCCTGTTTGTGATGACCGGCGCCGAGTACTGGACGCTCGCCGACGGAACCAAGCACCCGACGGGGTACTGGGCGGAGGAGGTCGTGGTGCCGTACCGCGCCCTCACCGAGGCCGGTCACGAGGTCGTCGTCGCGACGCCCGGCGGCGTCGTGCCCGTGGCGGACGCCGCCAGCCTCACCCCCGAGGTGAACGGCGGGCAGGAGGGCGCGGACGCGGTGGCCGCCTCGCTCGCGTCGATCACGGCTCTGCAGCACCCGCTCAAGCTGGCGGAGGTGGACCTGGCTGACTACGCCGCCGTGTTCTACCCGGGCGGGCACGGCCCGATGGAGGACCTCGCCGTCGACGCCGACTCCGGCCGGCTGCTGACCGCCGCCCTGGACTCTGGCAAGCCGCTCGGCGTGGTCTGCCACGGCCCCGCCGCGCTGCTCGCGGCCCAGCGTCCTGACGGTACGTCACCGTTCGCCGGCTACCGGCTGACCGGGTTCACCAACGCTGAGGAGACCCAGGCGGGGCTCGCCGAGAAGGCGAAGTGGCTGCTCCAGGACCGGCTGGTCGCCCTCGGCGCGGACTTCCGGGAGGGCGCGCCGTGGGCCCCGAACGTGGTCGTCGACCGCAACCTCACCACCGGCCAGAACCCGGGCTCGTCCGGCGCGGTCGCCGCTGAGCTGCTCAAGGTGCT
- a CDS encoding (2Fe-2S) ferredoxin domain-containing protein, translated as MARRTRKEPAAPAAPVTVTVCRGCCCGVAAKHPGVDHAGQLERLREGVGDAGKVRAVQCLDACDHSNVVVVSPSAEGRAAGGRPVWLGWVLADDMLDEITAWVRAGGPGLAEPPGTLDLQAFAVSRRVREGLPG; from the coding sequence ATGGCCCGTCGTACCCGCAAGGAGCCCGCCGCCCCGGCCGCACCGGTCACGGTCACCGTCTGCCGGGGCTGCTGCTGCGGTGTGGCGGCCAAGCACCCGGGCGTCGACCACGCCGGGCAGCTGGAGCGTCTGAGGGAGGGCGTCGGCGACGCGGGCAAGGTCCGGGCGGTGCAGTGCCTCGACGCCTGCGACCACTCCAACGTGGTGGTGGTCAGCCCCTCGGCCGAGGGCCGGGCGGCGGGCGGCCGCCCGGTGTGGCTGGGGTGGGTGCTGGCGGACGACATGCTCGACGAGATAACCGCCTGGGTACGGGCCGGCGGGCCCGGCCTCGCCGAACCGCCGGGGACGCTCGACCTGCAGGCCTTCGCGGTGTCGCGCCGGGTCCGGGAGGGCCTGCCGGGCTGA
- a CDS encoding PadR family transcriptional regulator gives MSLPHAILTALLEKPSSGLELTRRFDRSIGFFWSATHQQIYRELGKLEQAGLIRALPQAPSRGQRKEYEVLPAGREELTGWVAESQDPKPIREPLLLRLRAAAVVGTQGLDTELQRHLALHRRQLAEYTEIEERDFPVEKAADENRLQHLVLQAGIGLETFWIEWLTKALEAPGSPTAHQSPEAS, from the coding sequence ATGTCCCTGCCGCACGCGATCCTCACCGCCCTGCTCGAGAAGCCGTCGTCGGGGCTGGAGCTGACGCGGCGCTTCGACAGGTCGATCGGGTTCTTCTGGTCCGCCACGCACCAGCAGATCTACCGCGAGCTGGGGAAGCTGGAGCAGGCAGGGCTCATCAGAGCCCTGCCCCAGGCACCGTCCCGTGGACAGCGCAAGGAGTACGAAGTCCTCCCGGCCGGCCGCGAGGAACTGACCGGCTGGGTCGCCGAGAGCCAGGACCCGAAGCCCATCCGCGAACCTCTCCTGCTGCGCCTGCGGGCGGCGGCGGTGGTCGGAACGCAGGGGCTCGACACCGAGCTGCAGCGCCATCTGGCCCTGCACCGACGACAGTTGGCCGAGTACACCGAGATCGAGGAACGCGACTTCCCGGTCGAGAAGGCCGCCGACGAGAACCGCCTGCAGCACCTCGTGCTGCAGGCGGGCATCGGCCTGGAGACCTTCTGGATCGAGTGGCTCACCAAGGCCCTCGAAGCCCCCGGGAGCCCGACCGCCCACCAGTCGCCCGAGGCCTCCTGA